A region of Sesamum indicum cultivar Zhongzhi No. 13 linkage group LG7, S_indicum_v1.0, whole genome shotgun sequence DNA encodes the following proteins:
- the LOC105166117 gene encoding 50S ribosomal protein L31, chloroplastic — translation MVLTLSNTFLHKNLSPSLSLNNKVKGVVGGNQMRWSCRKKDIHPEFYEDAKVYCNGELVMTTGGTKKEYVVDVWSGNHPFYLGSRTQLLIDADQVEKFRKKFSGLDQFMEIPVLKGEIVLPPKRKSGKGKKK, via the exons ATGGTGCTCACTCTATCCAACACATTCCTCCACAAGAACCTATCCCCTTCACTCTCCCTCAACAACAag GTGAAGGGAGTAGTGGGCGGCAATCAGATGCGGTGGAGCTGCCGGAAGAAGGACATTCACCCTGAGTTCTACGAGGATGCGAAAGTGTACTGCAACGGGGAGCTGGTGATGACTACCGGTGGAACCAAGAAAGAGTATGTGGTTGATGTGTGGTCCGGCAACCACCCCTTTTACCTGGGTAGCCGCACTCAACTTCTTATCGATGCCGACCAAGTTGAAAAGTTCCGAAAGAAATTTAGTGGGCTTGATCAATTTATGGAAATTCCGGTGCTCAAAGGAGAGATTGTGCTTCCTCCTAAGAGAAAATCTGGAAAAGGCAAAAAGAAGTAG
- the LOC105166289 gene encoding glucose-1-phosphate adenylyltransferase large subunit 2, chloroplastic/amyloplastic-like yields TIKAKILPARTNGGLSNGENGFWGEKIRGSLKDKVFGRTRQNLSGKRSGNLKPGVTVSVLTRDINKEMVAFESSSFFEENPKADPGTVASIILGGGAGTRLFPLTSRRAKPAVPIGGCYRLIDVPMSNCINSGIRKIFILTQFNSFSLNRHLARTYNFGNGVNFGDGFVEVLAATQTPGDAGKKWFQGTADAVRQFIWVFEDAKNKNVEHILILSGDHLYRMDYMDFVQKHIDTNADITVSCVPMDDSRASDYGLMKVDETGRIIQFAEKPKGSVLKSMQVDTSLLGLSXXXXYVFRTDVLLKLLRWTYPSCNDFGSEIIPSAVKDHNVQAYLFSDYWEDIGTIKSFFDANLALTDQSPKFDFNDPKTPFYTSPRFLPPTKVEKCRIVDAIISHGCFLRECSVQHSIVGVRSRLDYGVELKDTMMMGADYYQTESEIASLLAEGKVPIGVGHNTKISNCIIDKNAKIGKDVIIANKDCVEEADRADEGFYIRSGITVILKNSTIKDGTII; encoded by the exons ACCATTAAAGCTAAGATTCTGCCTGCGCGAACCAATGGGGGTTTAAGCAACGGAGAAAATGGATTTTGGGGAGAAAAAATTAGAGGCAGTTTGAAAGACAAGGTTTTTGGAAGAACTCGACAGAATCTGAGTGGGAAAAGGTCAGGAAATTTGAAGCCCGGAGTCACCGTCTCTGTTCTTACGCGTGACATTAACAAAGAAATGGTG GCATTTGAATCTTCGTCATTCTTTGAAGAGAATCCGAAGGCAGATCCTGGAACAGTTGCCTCAATAATCTTGGGTGGAGGTGCTGGAACTCGCCTTTTTCCTCTTACAAGCAGGAGAGCTAAACCAGCA GTTCCAATTGGTGGCTGTTACAGGCTAATTGATGTACCGATGAGCAACTGCATTAACAGTGGGATAAGAAAGATTTTCATTTTGACTCAGTTCAACTCTTTTTCCCTTAATCGGCACCTTGCTCGGACCTATAATTTTGGAAACGGCGTGAATTTCGGGGATGGTTTTGTGGAG GTTCTAGCTGCCACGCAGACACCAGGGGATGCAGGAAAGAAATGGTTCCAAGGAACAGCAGATGCTGTTCGACAATTTATATGGGTTTTTGAG GATGCCAAGAACAAAAATGTTGAGcacatattaattttgtcGGGGGACCATCTTTACAGAATGGACTACATGGATTTTGTTCAG AAACATATAGATACAAATGCAGACATTACGGTTTCGTGTGTGCCCATGGATGATAG CCGAGCCTCAGATTATGGGTTGATGAAAGTTGATGAAACGGGCCGTATCATTCAGTTTGCTGAGAAACCAAAAGGCTCTGTTCTGAAATCAATG CAAGTCGATACCTCTCTCTTGGGACTTTCTANNNNNNNNNNTTACGTGTTTAGGACTGATGTCCTATTGAAGCTTCTGAGATGGACATACCCGTCATGCAATGACTTTGGCTCCGAAATCATTCCTTCAGCTGTGAAGGATCATAATGTTCAG GCATATTTATTTAGTGACTACTGGGAGGACATTGGAACCATAAAGTCATTCTTTGATGCCAACTTGGCCCTCACTGATCAG TCTCCAAAGTTCGATTTTAATGATCCGAAGACTCCTTTCTATACATCTCCAAGATTCTTGCCACCTACTAAGGTCGAAAAATGCAGG ATAGTGGATGCAATAATTTCACATGGTTGCTTCTTGCGGGAATGTAGTGTTCAGCACTCTATTGTAGGTGTAAGATCACGCTTAGACTATGGTGTTGAGCTTAAG GATACTATGATGATGGGTGCAGATTATTATCAAACGGAATCTGAAATTGCATCTCTTCTGGCAGAAGGAAAGGTTCCTATTGGTGTTGGACATAACACTAAAATCAG TAATTGTATAATTGACAAGAATGCAAAGATTGGAAAGGATGTCATCATTGCAAATAAAGAT TGTGTTGAAGAAGCCGACAGGGCTGATGAAGGATTCTACATTAGATCAGGCATCACAGTTATACTGAAGAATTCCACCATTAAAGATGGAACAATCATATAA
- the LOC105166118 gene encoding mannan endo-1,4-beta-mannosidase 7-like gives MAITISKRNYRKLVDSTKMKNWGLIFLLAFLIHTQKSHFQATAEDGFITVEREHFILNGSRYYGHGFNSYWLMYVASDPSQRFKISSAFQQAANHGLEIARTWAFRDGGFSPLQYSPGSYNEHMFQGLDFVVSEAGKYGIKLILSLVNNYEDSGGKKQYVNWARNQGQNLSSDDDFFTNSAVKGYYKNHIKAVLTRENSITGIAYKDDPTIMAWELMNEPRCSRDPSGSTIQAWIAEMASYLKSIDRNHLLEAGLEGFYGQSDAHEQQNNPQFQVGTDFITNNRISDIDFATVHSYPDQWLTSQSDEAQLLFLNDWLNSHIQDAQTVLQKPVLFAEFGKSSKDAGYDTYKRDDLFNMVYSAIYSSAGSGGVAAGGLFWQLLTEGMDDFSDGYEIVFSENPSTASLIADQSQKLNKIREKYARLRF, from the exons ATGGCAATTACAATATCAAAGAGAAACTATAGAAAACTTGTTGACAGtacaaaaatgaagaattgGGGTCTGATATTCTTGCTTGCTTTCTTGATCCACACACAGAAGTCGCATTTCCAGGCCACAGCAGAAGATGGATTCATCACAGTGGAGAGAGAGCATTTCATCCTCAACGGCAGCCGGTATTACGGTCACGGATTCAATTCCTACTGGTTAATGTACGTGGCTTCTGATCCATCTCAGAGATTCAAAATCTCTTCTGCATTTCAACAAGCTGCAAATCATGGCCTGGAAATTGCAAGAACTTGGGCTTTCAGGGACGGCGGATTTTCTCCGTTGCAGTATTCTCCAGGCTCTTACAATGAACACATGTTCCAG GGACTGGATTTTGTGGTGTCTGAAGCTGGAAAATATGGGATTAAGCTGATACTGAGCCTGGTGAACAATTATGAGGATTCTGGAGGGAAGAAACAGTACGTGAACTGGGCAAGAAATCAGGGCCAGAACTTATCTTCTGATGATGATTTCTTCACGAACTCAGCAGTGAAGGGGTACTACAAGAACCACATTAAA GCTGTTCTGACAAGAGAAAACAGCATCACGGGAATTGCTTACAAAGATGATCCTACGATAATGGCGTGGGAGCTTATGAATGAGCCAAGGTGCAGCAGAGATCCATCAGGCAGCACCATACAG GCCTGGATCGCAGAGATGGCTTCTTACCTGAAATCTATAGACCGTAATCACCTGCTGGAAGCCGGGCTAGAAGGCTTTTATGGCCAATCAGATGCCCACGAGCAGCAAAACAATCCACAGTTTCAAGTGGGAACAGATTTCATTACAAACAACCGGATTTCAGACATAGATTTTGCCACTGTTCACTCATATCCAGACCAATG GTTAACCAGCCAAAGCGACGAAGCCCAGCTCTTGTTCTTGAACGATTGGCTCAACAGCCACATTCAAGATGCGCAGACCGTTCTGCAGAAGCCGGTTCTGTTTGCAGAGTTTGGAAAGTCATCCAAGGATGCTGGATATGACACGTACAAGAGAGATGACCTGTTTAATATGGTTTATTCAGCAATATATTCATCGGCCGGAAGTGGAGGCGTAGCAGCCGGCGGCTTGTTCTGGCAACTTCTGACTGAAGGGATGGATGACTTTTCTGATGGCTATGAGATTGTGTTTAGCGAAAACCCTTCGACAGCTAGTCTGATTGCAGATCAATCACAGAAACTCAACAAGATTCGCGAGAAATATGCAAGACTCAGATTTTGA